Proteins from a genomic interval of Ignavibacteriota bacterium:
- a CDS encoding enoyl-CoA hydratase/isomerase family protein codes for MNFSTVFYTLDERVATVTMNRPERRNALNDVMIRELTESFQALGRNANCRVIILTGAENSFCAGMDLEFLEQISAKTQEENLEDAKALMKLLQLIYTLKKPVVAMVNDSALGGGCGLAITCDYVFAGKERAKFGVPEVRIGFVPALILPFLIKRMGEGRAKEFVLQGEVLNSLIAKERGLATEIVDDEKLKEHVMSFATTLAKTTSPNAVSLTKELISRLNELSFKDALEFAANLNSMTRKTEEFKKGIESFLKKEKLEW; via the coding sequence ATGAACTTTTCGACGGTTTTCTACACGCTCGATGAGCGAGTAGCGACCGTCACCATGAATCGCCCGGAACGACGCAACGCTTTGAACGATGTGATGATTCGTGAGTTGACAGAGTCTTTCCAAGCGCTCGGGCGAAATGCAAATTGTCGTGTTATTATTCTCACCGGCGCGGAGAACTCATTCTGCGCAGGTATGGATCTGGAATTTCTTGAACAGATTTCAGCAAAAACGCAGGAAGAAAATCTTGAAGATGCAAAAGCGTTGATGAAACTTCTGCAACTGATTTACACACTCAAAAAACCGGTGGTTGCAATGGTGAACGATTCTGCTCTTGGTGGCGGTTGTGGCTTAGCCATCACGTGTGATTATGTTTTTGCCGGAAAAGAGCGTGCGAAGTTCGGTGTTCCTGAAGTTCGAATTGGATTCGTTCCCGCGTTGATTTTACCCTTTCTCATCAAACGAATGGGGGAAGGGCGTGCGAAAGAATTTGTGTTGCAAGGTGAAGTTCTAAATTCTTTGATTGCAAAAGAACGAGGGCTTGCAACAGAAATAGTTGATGATGAAAAATTGAAAGAACATGTCATGTCGTTTGCAACAACGCTTGCAAAGACGACAAGCCCCAATGCTGTTTCATTGACGAAAGAATTGATTTCACGGCTGAACGAATTGAGTTTCAAAGATGCGCTTGAATTTGCCGCGAATCTTAACTCAATGACAAGGAAGACAGAAGAATTCAAAAAAGGAATTGAATCATTTTTGAAGAAGGAAAAGTTGGAATGGTGA
- a CDS encoding adenine phosphoribosyltransferase: MNRESLRTSIRNIPDFPKKGIMFRDITTLLKDKQAFTQAIDVLYERYKSEKIDKIASVESRGFIFGSVLAYRLGAGFVPVRKPKKLPSSTIKEEYQLEYGTDALEIHTDAISKGERVLIVDDLLATGGTVEATCKLVKRLGGEIISLAFLVELTFLKARERLREYDVYSIIQYNSEE, encoded by the coding sequence GTGAACAGAGAATCATTACGCACTTCGATTCGGAACATCCCGGATTTTCCAAAGAAGGGAATCATGTTCCGCGACATCACAACGCTGTTGAAAGATAAGCAAGCGTTCACTCAAGCGATTGATGTCCTCTATGAGCGATACAAATCCGAGAAGATTGATAAGATAGCGAGTGTGGAATCCCGTGGATTTATTTTCGGAAGCGTACTTGCTTATCGTCTCGGAGCGGGATTTGTACCAGTGAGAAAACCAAAGAAACTCCCTTCGTCAACTATCAAAGAAGAGTATCAACTTGAATATGGAACGGACGCGTTGGAAATTCACACAGACGCAATTAGCAAAGGGGAACGGGTTCTGATTGTTGACGATTTACTTGCGACGGGAGGAACAGTCGAAGCAACTTGTAAATTGGTGAAACGTCTTGGGGGAGAGATAATCAGTCTTGCCTTTTTAGTTGAACTAACATTCCTGAAAGCCCGGGAACGATTACGGGAATATGATGTTTATAGTATCATCCAATACAATTCTGAAGAATAA
- a CDS encoding thioredoxin fold domain-containing protein: protein MSLFILSLLALSFMFTPDDKTEKKVETSWSSFEEGIEQAKKSNKKIMLDIYTDWCGWCKKLDKEVYANKDVAKYLGNNYVSIKINAESSKKFKFKGKEYTEAQLAQGFGATGYPTIVFLKADSDMITKLGGYVEPERFLKILKFLGEDHYEKMKFEEFLDKEEKSSKKKYVGQAFLPVRRVRTEKDSMPAAGRSVLQLGKISMILQSGACNVGLNFFRQLLHARFAKVQHFVVADLPFDEF from the coding sequence ATGAGTTTGTTCATTTTAAGTTTATTAGCATTGAGTTTTATGTTCACCCCGGACGATAAGACAGAGAAGAAAGTTGAAACTTCCTGGTCGTCATTTGAGGAAGGAATCGAGCAAGCAAAGAAATCAAACAAAAAAATTATGCTCGATATTTACACCGATTGGTGCGGCTGGTGTAAGAAACTTGATAAAGAAGTATACGCGAACAAAGACGTTGCAAAGTATCTCGGAAACAATTATGTCTCCATTAAGATTAATGCGGAATCTTCGAAGAAATTTAAGTTCAAGGGGAAAGAATATACGGAGGCGCAACTTGCACAAGGATTCGGCGCTACAGGATATCCAACGATTGTTTTTCTGAAGGCAGATTCAGATATGATTACCAAGTTGGGCGGCTATGTTGAGCCTGAGCGCTTCCTCAAAATTCTCAAGTTCCTCGGTGAAGACCACTACGAAAAAATGAAGTTTGAGGAGTTCCTCGATAAAGAGGAGAAGAGTTCGAAGAAAAAGTATGTTGGACAGGCATTCTTGCCTGTCAGAAGAGTCAGGACAGAAAAGGATTCCATGCCTGCGGCAGGCAGGTCTGTACTACAATTGGGGAAAATCTCGATGATTCTGCAATCAGGTGCTTGTAATGTTGGATTGAACTTCTTTCGCCAACTTCTCCACGCACGTTTTGCAAAAGTACAACATTTTGTAGTCGCCGATTTGCCGTTCGACGAGTTTTGA
- a CDS encoding HD domain-containing protein — MNRTDALQLLQEYTKNDALLKHMYSVEAAMRAYARKYNEDEEIWGITGLLHDFDYEMYPDPPDHPLKGSEILKEKGYSEEIRTAILGHATYTGVARESLMAKVLYASDELCGFIMACSLVRPNKIADLEVSSVKKKLKDKAFARNVNRDDITQGTAELGIPLDEHIQFVIDAMKGIASDLGLK, encoded by the coding sequence ATGAACAGAACAGACGCACTTCAACTTTTACAAGAATACACCAAGAACGATGCTCTCCTGAAACACATGTATTCAGTGGAAGCGGCAATGCGTGCGTATGCGCGCAAGTACAACGAGGATGAGGAGATTTGGGGCATCACCGGCTTGCTTCATGATTTTGATTACGAAATGTATCCTGACCCGCCCGACCACCCGCTCAAAGGTTCGGAGATATTGAAGGAGAAAGGATACAGCGAAGAAATCAGAACAGCGATTTTGGGACATGCAACGTACACTGGTGTAGCGCGTGAATCTCTCATGGCAAAAGTGTTGTATGCGAGCGACGAACTGTGCGGGTTTATTATGGCGTGTTCGTTAGTCAGACCGAATAAAATTGCCGACCTCGAAGTGTCATCTGTCAAAAAGAAACTGAAAGACAAAGCGTTCGCCCGCAATGTTAATCGCGATGACATTACACAAGGGACGGCAGAATTAGGTATTCCGCTCGACGAACATATTCAATTTGTGATTGATGCGATGAAGGGGATTGCCTCAGACCTTGGACTGAAATAA
- a CDS encoding efflux RND transporter periplasmic adaptor subunit has translation MNIIYQSKILLSLLFLLFMLLLGCGKREQEQSEMEHGEHESEFSENTTVHLDMHKVYHAGIKVETVEKKSVAIPLTIPGKVSFNERKQAHITSRLAGRIEHVYAFTNDNVTESEVLAELFSQEFLTMQSEFLQVVARLNRLGQSGEDNTTTKALYESSKKKLKIVGLTENELKELETSLTPQSLYRIHAPFKGTVLESKIKLGSYVELGTELFDYADLSTVWILADVFENNLPYIKTGMRATIEVSAFPEVFEGTINSVYNVVDENTRTVKARIEVQNTSGKLKPEMFCTVKIQTSLGNETIKIPESALLGETEKHFVFIALNDSTFEKRDVRTGVETREFAEVMDGLLVGEKIVVKGGFFLKSELAKETFGEEH, from the coding sequence ATGAATATCATATATCAATCTAAAATACTTCTCTCACTTCTGTTTCTTTTATTCATGCTATTGCTTGGATGTGGAAAACGGGAACAGGAACAATCGGAAATGGAACATGGGGAACACGAATCTGAATTCTCAGAAAACACGACGGTCCATCTCGATATGCACAAAGTGTATCACGCTGGAATCAAAGTGGAAACGGTGGAAAAGAAATCCGTTGCCATTCCACTGACTATCCCCGGAAAAGTCAGTTTCAATGAACGAAAGCAGGCACACATCACCTCACGGCTCGCCGGACGCATTGAGCACGTTTATGCGTTCACGAATGATAATGTCACTGAAAGCGAAGTACTTGCCGAACTTTTCAGTCAGGAGTTTCTCACAATGCAGTCTGAATTTCTTCAAGTCGTGGCGAGATTGAACCGTCTCGGGCAATCCGGTGAAGATAACACGACAACAAAAGCGCTCTACGAGTCGTCGAAAAAGAAATTGAAAATCGTAGGTCTTACAGAAAATGAATTGAAAGAATTAGAAACATCACTAACTCCTCAATCTCTTTATCGGATTCACGCTCCGTTCAAGGGGACGGTGCTTGAGAGTAAAATCAAACTTGGTTCGTATGTTGAACTTGGAACTGAATTGTTTGATTATGCCGACCTTTCGACGGTTTGGATTCTTGCAGATGTTTTTGAGAACAACCTTCCTTACATCAAAACAGGTATGCGCGCAACAATCGAAGTCAGCGCGTTCCCGGAAGTGTTTGAAGGAACAATTAATTCGGTGTATAACGTCGTTGATGAAAATACGCGAACTGTTAAAGCGCGCATCGAAGTACAAAACACATCGGGAAAATTAAAACCCGAAATGTTCTGCACGGTAAAAATTCAAACATCGCTTGGGAACGAGACAATTAAGATTCCTGAAAGCGCGTTGCTCGGGGAAACAGAAAAGCATTTTGTTTTCATCGCGCTGAATGATTCAACATTTGAGAAGCGGGATGTTCGCACAGGTGTGGAAACTCGTGAATTTGCTGAAGTCATGGATGGATTACTCGTCGGTGAAAAAATAGTGGTCAAAGGCGGATTCTTTTTGAAATCCGAGTTGGCAAAAGAAACCTTTGGCGAAGAACATTAA
- a CDS encoding TIGR00730 family Rossman fold protein, whose translation MKSKSIRTPKAYKNMEFLVGPEARSIRILTEFLEPASRFKAEGINEAIVFFGSARIKPLTESKKILGNLKKKVKGSSNQTKKIVKQIHEAEIDVEMSRYYEDAYRLSTMLTKWSLGLENGHRFVICSGGGPGIMEAANKGALLSGGKSIGLNISLPHEQESNPYISKNLNFEFHYFFMRKLWFMSLAEALVMFPGGFGTMDEMMEVLTLIQTTKVKTKMPVVLYGPKYWKQVLNFDFMVKYHTISKQDLKLFHFADTPEEAFEILKKELSKHLNRK comes from the coding sequence ATGAAAAGCAAAAGCATACGCACACCTAAAGCATATAAAAACATGGAATTTCTTGTCGGACCGGAAGCGCGTTCTATCAGAATTCTCACCGAATTTTTAGAGCCGGCAAGTCGCTTCAAAGCGGAGGGAATTAACGAAGCGATTGTGTTCTTTGGTTCGGCAAGAATCAAACCATTGACTGAATCAAAAAAGATTTTGGGGAACTTGAAAAAGAAAGTCAAAGGCAGTTCAAATCAAACAAAAAAAATAGTAAAGCAAATTCATGAAGCAGAGATTGATGTTGAAATGTCTCGCTACTATGAAGATGCGTACAGGCTTTCAACGATGCTGACAAAGTGGTCATTGGGCTTGGAGAATGGACACAGGTTTGTAATTTGTTCTGGCGGCGGACCGGGAATAATGGAAGCAGCGAACAAGGGAGCGTTGCTTTCCGGAGGCAAATCAATCGGATTGAATATAAGTTTACCCCACGAACAGGAATCGAATCCCTACATCTCAAAGAATTTGAATTTCGAGTTTCATTATTTCTTCATGCGAAAACTTTGGTTCATGTCGCTTGCAGAGGCGTTGGTGATGTTCCCAGGCGGCTTTGGGACGATGGATGAAATGATGGAGGTACTGACACTGATACAGACGACGAAAGTGAAAACCAAAATGCCGGTTGTTTTGTACGGTCCGAAGTATTGGAAGCAGGTTCTTAATTTTGATTTCATGGTAAAATATCATACAATCTCAAAGCAAGATTTGAAGTTGTTTCATTTTGCCGACACGCCCGAAGAGGCGTTCGAAATTCTCAAGAAAGAATTGTCAAAACATCTCAATCGAAAATAA
- a CDS encoding efflux RND transporter permease subunit: MINRIIDFALTQRVLIVALAILVAVIGIYSLNEIPIDAFPDVTNVQVQIISEAPGLSPVEVEKLVTFPIEIAMNGLPRLTEVRSISKFGLTVVTVVFEDGVDIYFARQLVFERLQGVKESLPPTVPEPEMGPIASGMGEIYQYFLESDSLDIMGLRTIQDWYIKPQLRTVPGVTEVNSFGGLVKQYHILVEPSKLLSYNLTLDEVFESVEKNNSVAGGNYLEHASEQYIIRGIGLAQTARDLENIVVKNEHGTPVYLKHVAQVTVGPEIRQGAVVMQGRGEVSAAIVMMLKGENSRKVIERVKTKIDEINKSLPPHVKVHPYYDQTDLVEKTITTVKTNLLEGGLLVVVVLLMFLGDFRGAMIVASTIPLSMLCAFIGMKWLGLSANLMSLGAIDFGMIVDGSVVMVENFERKLLHHSGQHTKLQLIQDAAKEVGRPILFGILIIIAVYIPILTLQGIEGKMFAPMALTVGMALLGSLILTLTFVPVLSSYFLKEKKSHKEPRLIHWIRLVYTPLLERALKHKFLVLLGALLVLAISFAVVPFLGTEFIPELDEGSILIQPIRMPSISLTESIEIEKKVQQIIMQFPEVEFVVGRLGRPDIATDPMGVNLSDIYVTLKPKSEWKTAGTKEELVEKMVEELKHIPGVNYNITQPIAMRVDELVSGVKSDIAIKLFGTDLNMLKEKADRIADVVRTVNGAVDVSIEQTSGQTYLNIYVDRDAIARYGLNVADVQRVIEIAIGGKTATEMFEGQARFAVLVRYPENNRGDIQSIENTLVSLPGGGNVPLKQVARIVAEEGPVQVSREYGQRRIVIECNVRGTDIGTFVAEAKKKIESSVQLPTGYYITWGGQFENQQSAMQRLTIVLPLSIFIIFVLLFTTFGNIRHSMLILLNLPFALSGGIFALLLRDLNLSVSASIGFIALFGVAVLNGIVLISYINQLVKEGHDLNIAIIKGASDRLRPVLMTALVASLGFIPMALSHGTGAEVQRPLATVVIGGLVTSTLLTLFVLPILFQWIEGKKIKNNKR; encoded by the coding sequence ATGATAAATAGAATCATTGATTTTGCATTAACACAACGAGTGCTCATTGTTGCATTAGCAATTCTTGTAGCAGTCATCGGCATCTACTCGTTAAATGAAATTCCGATAGATGCTTTTCCCGATGTTACCAACGTTCAGGTACAAATTATTTCCGAAGCGCCGGGACTTTCTCCGGTTGAAGTCGAAAAGTTAGTAACATTTCCCATCGAAATCGCGATGAACGGACTTCCGCGATTGACGGAAGTTCGTTCTATCTCAAAATTCGGTCTCACGGTTGTCACTGTCGTCTTTGAAGATGGTGTTGATATCTACTTTGCGCGGCAGTTGGTGTTTGAACGATTGCAAGGCGTGAAGGAATCGCTTCCACCGACAGTCCCGGAACCTGAAATGGGTCCCATCGCGAGCGGTATGGGAGAAATCTATCAGTACTTTCTTGAAAGCGACAGTCTCGACATTATGGGTCTGCGAACGATTCAGGATTGGTATATTAAACCGCAGTTGCGAACCGTTCCCGGAGTTACGGAGGTGAACAGTTTCGGAGGACTTGTCAAGCAATATCACATCCTCGTCGAGCCGTCAAAATTATTGAGCTACAATTTAACGCTCGATGAAGTGTTTGAATCGGTAGAAAAAAATAATTCGGTTGCAGGAGGAAATTATCTCGAACATGCGTCAGAGCAATATATTATTCGGGGAATCGGTCTTGCACAAACCGCGCGCGACCTTGAAAACATCGTTGTAAAAAATGAACATGGAACTCCGGTGTATCTAAAACATGTCGCGCAGGTAACTGTCGGTCCGGAAATCCGTCAAGGCGCAGTTGTCATGCAGGGACGAGGAGAGGTCTCCGCCGCAATCGTGATGATGTTGAAAGGTGAAAACAGCAGAAAAGTCATCGAACGCGTGAAAACAAAGATTGATGAAATTAACAAGTCCTTACCGCCACACGTGAAAGTCCATCCTTATTATGACCAAACGGACTTGGTGGAGAAAACAATCACGACAGTGAAAACAAATTTGCTCGAAGGCGGATTGTTAGTCGTGGTAGTGTTGCTTATGTTTCTCGGTGATTTCCGCGGCGCGATGATTGTTGCTTCGACCATTCCTCTCTCCATGCTTTGCGCGTTTATCGGAATGAAATGGCTTGGTTTATCTGCAAATCTCATGAGTCTCGGCGCAATTGATTTCGGAATGATTGTTGACGGTTCTGTAGTCATGGTAGAAAACTTTGAGCGTAAATTGCTTCACCATAGCGGGCAACACACGAAACTTCAACTCATTCAGGATGCGGCGAAAGAAGTCGGCAGACCGATTCTTTTTGGCATTCTCATCATCATCGCCGTCTATATCCCAATTCTCACCTTGCAAGGAATTGAAGGAAAAATGTTTGCGCCGATGGCATTGACAGTCGGGATGGCGTTACTCGGTTCACTTATTCTGACACTCACCTTTGTTCCTGTTCTCAGTTCGTACTTCCTCAAAGAGAAGAAATCTCATAAGGAACCTCGACTTATCCATTGGATTCGACTTGTGTACACGCCGCTTCTTGAACGCGCACTGAAACATAAGTTCCTTGTTTTGCTTGGCGCGTTGCTCGTTCTTGCGATTTCATTTGCTGTTGTTCCGTTCCTCGGAACAGAGTTTATTCCTGAACTTGATGAAGGTTCGATTCTCATTCAACCGATACGGATGCCGAGTATTTCACTCACCGAATCAATCGAAATAGAAAAGAAAGTTCAACAAATCATTATGCAATTTCCTGAAGTCGAGTTTGTGGTTGGTCGTCTTGGTCGCCCCGATATCGCAACCGACCCGATGGGTGTGAACCTCAGCGATATTTATGTCACACTGAAACCTAAATCGGAATGGAAAACTGCCGGGACAAAAGAAGAACTCGTTGAAAAGATGGTGGAAGAATTGAAGCACATTCCCGGTGTAAACTACAACATCACACAGCCGATTGCCATGCGTGTGGATGAACTTGTTTCCGGTGTGAAGTCTGATATTGCCATCAAACTGTTCGGCACTGATTTGAATATGTTGAAAGAAAAAGCAGACCGCATAGCCGATGTCGTTCGTACCGTCAATGGCGCGGTTGATGTTTCGATTGAGCAAACCTCAGGACAAACGTATTTGAATATTTATGTTGACAGAGATGCAATTGCTCGTTATGGACTGAATGTTGCTGATGTTCAGCGTGTTATTGAGATTGCGATCGGAGGAAAAACCGCTACCGAGATGTTTGAAGGACAAGCGCGGTTTGCAGTACTTGTTCGTTACCCTGAAAACAACCGGGGTGATATTCAATCAATTGAAAATACTCTTGTGAGTTTACCGGGCGGAGGAAACGTTCCGTTAAAACAAGTTGCTCGCATTGTTGCGGAAGAAGGACCCGTTCAAGTAAGCCGTGAATACGGACAACGGCGAATCGTCATCGAGTGTAATGTGCGTGGCACCGATATAGGAACGTTCGTCGCAGAAGCAAAGAAGAAGATTGAATCTTCCGTTCAACTTCCAACAGGTTACTATATTACGTGGGGAGGACAATTTGAAAATCAGCAAAGCGCGATGCAACGATTAACGATTGTCCTTCCGCTTTCCATCTTTATTATTTTCGTATTGCTCTTTACAACCTTCGGGAATATCCGGCACTCGATGTTGATTCTGTTAAACCTTCCCTTTGCTCTAAGCGGAGGAATCTTCGCGCTCCTTCTTCGTGATTTGAACCTGAGTGTCTCTGCCTCCATCGGATTTATCGCTTTGTTTGGAGTTGCAGTCTTAAACGGGATTGTCCTCATTTCCTACATCAATCAGTTAGTGAAAGAAGGACATGATTTAAACATAGCGATTATCAAAGGCGCATCAGACCGACTACGCCCCGTTCTTATGACTGCGCTTGTTGCAAGCCTCGGCTTTATCCCGATGGCACTTTCGCACGGAACGGGCGCGGAAGTGCAACGACCTCTGGCAACAGTTGTTATCGGTGGATTAGTAACATCAACATTGTTGACATTATTTGTCCTCCCGATTTTATTTCAGTGGATTGAAGGGAAAAAGATAAAAAATAACAAAAGATGA
- a CDS encoding PorV/PorQ family protein — protein sequence MKKFFFLLLFVCCLMFQAMADSPYIGSFARMGFGARGMGMGNALVAVATGDINTYYNPALAPFTEKRTASASFGILSLDRSLNFLSYTQPIEPRGGFSIGLINAGVSNIDGRDNDGVHTEDYSTFENQFYLAFANRVSDNLSLGVTVKMYYSKLFEEVSSSTVGFDIGAVFQFSPELTLGASVSDINSKYNWNTTPVYGSLNGKNSKDKFPMVRKFGAAYHWKEAGAIISLEYENTSASTNAFRAGIEYAVHENISVRGGFDRYDFGDDATGAKPSFGFSARRAFGDWTPALTYAFVFEPFSSHDIHVITLSTTF from the coding sequence ATGAAGAAGTTTTTCTTTCTGCTTTTGTTTGTTTGTTGTTTGATGTTTCAAGCAATGGCTGATAGTCCTTATATCGGTTCGTTTGCACGGATGGGATTTGGAGCGCGAGGGATGGGAATGGGAAATGCGCTTGTGGCAGTCGCAACCGGAGACATCAACACATATTACAATCCTGCGCTTGCACCATTTACAGAAAAACGTACCGCCTCTGCAAGTTTCGGAATTCTCTCACTTGACAGAAGTTTGAATTTTCTCAGTTACACACAACCGATTGAACCTCGCGGCGGGTTCTCCATTGGACTTATCAATGCGGGTGTGAGTAACATTGACGGACGGGACAACGATGGTGTTCACACGGAAGATTATTCCACGTTCGAGAATCAGTTTTATCTCGCTTTTGCTAATCGCGTCTCGGATAATCTTTCACTTGGTGTGACAGTAAAAATGTATTACAGTAAATTGTTTGAAGAGGTCTCTTCATCAACTGTCGGGTTTGATATTGGCGCAGTATTTCAATTCTCACCGGAGTTAACTCTGGGTGCATCAGTTTCAGACATCAATTCAAAATATAATTGGAACACAACACCGGTCTATGGCTCGCTCAACGGAAAGAATTCCAAAGATAAATTTCCGATGGTGAGAAAGTTCGGAGCCGCGTATCATTGGAAAGAAGCCGGTGCAATTATTTCTCTTGAATATGAAAACACATCGGCGAGTACGAACGCATTCCGTGCGGGAATTGAATACGCAGTCCACGAGAACATTAGCGTTCGCGGCGGATTTGATAGATACGATTTCGGCGATGATGCAACCGGTGCGAAACCATCGTTCGGATTTTCTGCCCGTCGGGCATTCGGAGATTGGACTCCTGCTCTGACATACGCATTTGTCTTCGAGCCGTTTTCTTCGCACGATATTCATGTCATTACCCTTTCGACAACGTTTTAA
- a CDS encoding SDR family oxidoreductase — translation MMKHPARKVAIVTGGGKRLGKHIAIALAEHGFDVAIGYNSSRTGANRTIQSIQKLGREAIALKADVRDKKQVKKLVDSTMKKFKRIDVLVNNAAIFVESTLENISEEMWDSTLDTNLKGTFLCSQAVAPFMLNQKEGRIINIASLGGLQAWSKHLPYSVSKAGVIMLTRCLAKSLAPNIYVNAIAPGTIEMDEVASTTSQVSVQAIPLRRYGNSTDITSMVVYLATTAEYITGQTFTIDGGRSA, via the coding sequence ATGATGAAACATCCAGCAAGAAAAGTTGCAATTGTAACAGGGGGTGGAAAGCGTTTGGGGAAACATATTGCGATTGCATTGGCTGAGCATGGATTCGATGTAGCCATCGGATATAATTCATCGCGGACAGGTGCGAATCGGACGATACAATCAATTCAGAAATTAGGGCGAGAAGCAATCGCGTTGAAAGCAGATGTTCGAGACAAAAAGCAAGTGAAGAAACTTGTGGATTCAACGATGAAGAAATTCAAACGAATTGACGTATTGGTAAATAATGCGGCAATTTTTGTGGAAAGCACATTGGAAAATATTTCTGAAGAGATGTGGGATTCGACGCTTGACACAAATCTGAAAGGAACATTTCTTTGTTCACAAGCGGTTGCGCCTTTCATGCTCAACCAAAAAGAGGGACGCATTATTAACATTGCTTCACTTGGTGGATTGCAAGCGTGGAGTAAGCACTTGCCGTACAGCGTTTCCAAAGCGGGCGTCATTATGTTGACGCGGTGCTTGGCAAAATCGCTTGCACCGAATATTTATGTTAATGCAATCGCACCCGGAACAATTGAGATGGATGAAGTTGCATCAACGACAAGTCAGGTGAGTGTGCAAGCGATTCCACTCAGGCGTTACGGTAACTCAACTGACATTACAAGTATGGTTGTCTATCTTGCAACGACTGCTGAATATATCACCGGACAAACTTTTACCATTGATGGCGGTCGTTCCGCATAA
- a CDS encoding PorV/PorQ family protein codes for MKRIISIVILLGISFQFVLAQAGGTGLSFLKFGVGGKAVSMGEAYSVIGAEPFAMNYNPASLTQSQSVQAVFSHRELFQDTRSEFLGVSVPLDDVTLAFGLHSLSVSDIEIRSTPGAAEGTFDAKNASIGMAGAYRFSDELSLGFTANYLYEKIYVDEATGYGINIGGTYMTPWEVRLGFVVDNLGSMNELHTIASTLPTTYRFGGAYEIPLEKIEGNITLATEIVSVKNEGTAHVHIGAEFEFQKMIALRGGFQSGYESKSITTGIGFRQNMFTLDYAFGPDKSDLGSTHTFTVGVLF; via the coding sequence ATGAAAAGAATTATTTCAATTGTTATCCTGCTTGGAATTAGTTTTCAGTTTGTTCTTGCTCAGGCAGGAGGAACCGGTTTATCGTTTCTCAAATTCGGTGTCGGTGGCAAAGCCGTCAGTATGGGCGAAGCGTATTCCGTCATTGGTGCAGAGCCGTTTGCAATGAACTACAATCCTGCTTCGCTGACACAATCTCAATCCGTTCAGGCTGTATTTTCACACAGAGAATTATTTCAGGATACCCGTTCTGAGTTTCTTGGCGTTTCAGTTCCGCTGGATGATGTTACGTTAGCATTCGGCCTTCATTCTCTTAGCGTTTCCGATATTGAAATTAGAAGCACCCCCGGCGCAGCAGAAGGGACGTTCGACGCGAAGAACGCATCAATAGGAATGGCAGGCGCGTATAGGTTTTCAGATGAATTGAGTTTAGGATTCACGGCAAATTATCTTTATGAAAAAATTTATGTTGATGAAGCAACCGGCTATGGAATAAACATAGGCGGAACCTACATGACTCCATGGGAGGTTCGCCTCGGCTTCGTTGTTGATAATCTCGGTTCGATGAACGAGTTGCATACCATTGCGTCAACGTTGCCAACAACGTATCGCTTCGGCGGCGCGTATGAAATACCGTTAGAGAAGATTGAAGGGAATATCACTCTCGCCACAGAAATTGTTTCAGTGAAGAATGAGGGGACTGCCCATGTACACATCGGGGCTGAGTTTGAATTTCAAAAAATGATTGCATTACGAGGCGGCTTTCAATCAGGGTATGAATCGAAGAGTATCACAACGGGAATCGGCTTCAGGCAAAACATGTTTACGCTCGATTATGCGTTCGGTCCCGATAAATCCGATTTGGGTTCTACTCACACGTTCACCGTTGGCGTGTTGTTCTAA